Genomic segment of Apium graveolens cultivar Ventura chromosome 7, ASM990537v1, whole genome shotgun sequence:
tatttttattatataatttaGCTAGAATTTAGAATAAATTTCTATAAGTAttatttaatattgatattttaatcTCGGTCACGTGCTTCACTCGGTTTCTCAACTAGTATATATATACGTAACTATTCACATTGTGTCACATATATAAATATGACGGGTCTATGTAATTAGTGGTTAGTATACTTATTCACTAATTGTATCAAGGATTTTTCTACTGTGTGCTCATGGCACATGCTAAGAAAATGTGATAGATGAATTGTAAAAATTTGATTGGTGGAGAGCTCCCTGCATGCACAAACATCCCCCAATCAAATTTTTACAACTCATTTATCACAGCGGTTCAGTATGCTGAACTATTTTTACAAACCTATTCACAGATAATTTACTCAAATTTAGCGAATCTTCGAGTCAAACTATGTTGTATTCAAATTCAGCTCATTTATAAATCGATTCTTAAAATTATGTTCATATTCGTTCTCGTTTAAAATAGAACCGATCTTAAACCGGATTTTTTTTAGAAACTCCTGCTAGAAAGCTGGTGTTAACAAAAAAGAAATGTCAGATGCTGGTGTTCAGGAGCTCCCAGGATTGATCTCACTGCAGCCTATACTTAAGTTGGAAAACAGATTAAGAATAACAGCCCGATGAAGAGTGCACCAATTATGCAGTAGTTTTGACATTAAAGAGGCACAAATGAGTGAGTAGACTGACTTTTACAATCTGATTCTTGGATTCACTTTCTGCTCTAGCACTCTTGAACATGATAACAGTGTCACTGGACCTGAGCTTGGTAACATGAAGTAGCGTAAAGGTTCAGCTGCTCATTTCAGCCTTGTTTAGAATGACACACTACTTGAACTCTGCAACACATATGAGAGCACATTGGTGACATTATCCAGGAACTGAATCATAACCTTGCTAAGGGCTGATTCaacaattttcataacatcaaTTATCATGACTGGTACTCCAAAAATTATATGTATATTTCAATGGCTTATTGTTTCATTGTCAAGATAAAAGAGTGAAATCTACAACAAGTACGCGCGATGCAAATAATTTAACCATATGAAACTAGAGTCTCGCCATACCCGAAGCAAACATGATACTTTTATACCTTTAAAGTTCTCGCAAAATAAAGTTCATATGTTGAATGatcaacaaatatttgatgatttATCAAATGCCTAATCTCTTATAACACTAGTTATCAGTTTAGCACACGAAATGTCATCTTGCTTACGACATATTTTTAACCAACTCGTGAAACAATTAATAAGCTAATTATATTTCATATGTCATTCCAACTCGGAGAAGCCTGGTATGAGGAATATGTATTGTCTTTTCTCCTTGCCTGAAATTTTTTCTAAGGAAGCTGTAAGCATAATTGACAATAACTTTGTTGAACCAAGAAGAATCTTGTTTGGCTATCACCTCTGCTTCTCCTAGAAGATAAACAATGCCTTTCTCCTTTGCATTTTGGATAAATTGTATCTCTTCTTCAACTCCTATAATAGGTCTTGTGCTAATATCGCTTGAAGTATTTGGTAATGATCTGATGGAGTTTGAAGAAGAAATACGTGGCAAGTCCTCGGTGTGAACTGTAGGTGAGCTAGTTCTTCCTTCTAAGTTCTCAATTTTGTCTGTTGAATCATGTATCACGTTTGTGTCAGGAAGGGGCTCATGTGCCATCAGTTCATCCCTAGATATCCCTATATTGGCTTCAACAGTACATTGTTCATGTCTTATGAACTCCTTTAGATTTTCCACGAGCTGGTCTTCAAAATCACGGGGCTCCTCTATCTTGTCTTTATATCCATATCTAACTACACAACGGTATATCCTGTACTCTCTTGTTCCAACCTGTCTGAACAAAAATCGCTCCTCAACCATCACAGTACTGATAGGAATGAACTTAAGAGATACAAAAACCATAACCGAGTGAATAGATGGAATGATTTCAATAAAATGAGGAAATATTGATGGAATTCCCTCGACAAGCTCAGAGTATAGCAGCCCAATTCCGGGGACTCTGTTTATATTTGTGTTTGCTGCCAAATCCTGCATGTAACTAGGAGAAACCTTGTTATCAAGCTCGAACTTGTACTTTTGAACATACACATAGTGCCATATCCCCATTACTGTCATCAAGACAAGCGAAAATGTTATAGGAAGATAGCCTCCTTCTATGAATTTGGATAGGACGGCCGACAGGTATACACCCTCCATCGTACCAAACAACGTGAAGAATAGCATGATCCACCACAATTTCACATTCCATATGATCAGCATGATCAGGCTGACCACGCACGTGGAGATGAACATGACACCGACCACAGCAATCCCTGCAATGAATGTAAATTTTATTATCTTAGTTCCAATTTAATATTTGTAATTGAGTTACCAGAACGGAAAATTACGGTGTCAGAATTTCGACCAAGTTTTACCACTCAACCATATGCATTTCCAATCTTTTCGGTGGTCTTAAAAGTGAAGGTCACAAAAATGGAGCAAATCATGATCATGTAGTTGAGCTCCGGTATGTAAACCTGACCCTCATGCTTTGCAGATGTATGCACTAACTTTAACCCTAGGAAAACAACCTAGACTTAAAGCTTGTGCAATAATCGCAAAAGCTCCAGAGATCATAGCTTGGCTAGCTATAATGGCAGCAGCAACCGCAACCACAAACATGGGCCAGTAAAATCGTCTCTGAATGAATAAATCAAGTGTCATGTCGTAATTAGCACAAGTAATCAAAGTTCAAAGGTACCTTTATAATTACAATACACGGTTTAAGTCACAGTACTAGCCTGGAATAGAAGCATAGAAAGTATCAAGCACATCACCGGGATTCTTGGAGAGATATGCCGCTTGGCCAATATAGGTAGACAGTAATGCAGGTAGTACAACTGTACTAAAGCTAAGCTGTGACAGATCAGAATGAGAAAAGAAAAGATTACACAGCAGTCAGCATACATGGGTAATACCTGGACTGTGTAGTGTAGGAAAGCAAAAACGTATGTAAACATGTGTCACATATAGTGCATAAATTACTTTGGATTACCTGGACTGCTAATACACTGAAATGGCCAATGTCAGCAAACATGGCTTCAGTACCTGCAATTTCATGTAAAGTTTAAACTAAGACAAACTAGCTAGCAAGCCATGTAAGGAGAAAGCTACTAATATGTTTGTATCGATATATCTTACCTGTGATGCACAGAACAA
This window contains:
- the LOC141674908 gene encoding potassium transporter 5-like; translation: MTLDLFIQRRFYWPMFVVAVAAAIIASQAMISGAFAIIAQALSLGIAVVGVMFISTCVVSLIMLIIWNVKLWWIMLFFTLFGTMEGVYLSAVLSKFIEGGYLPITFSLVLMTVMGIWHYVYVQKYKFELDNKVSPSYMQDLAANTNINRVPGIGLLYSELVEGIPSIFPHFIEIIPSIHSVMVFVSLKFIPISTVMVEERFLFRQVGTREYRIYRCVVRYGYKDKIEEPRDFEDQLVENLKEFIRHEQCTVEANIGISRDELMAHEPLPDTNVIHDSTDKIENLEGRTSSPTVHTEDLPRISSSNSIRSLPNTSSDISTRPIIGVEEEIQFIQNAKEKGIVYLLGEAEVIAKQDSSWFNKVIVNYAYSFLRKNFRQGEKTIHIPHTRLLRVGMTYEI